A genomic segment from Streptomyces sp. NBC_00459 encodes:
- a CDS encoding DUF4253 domain-containing protein, producing the protein MFTLPDGLPPGRFLPRGSVQAWVSDEFPEDIERLWPRLLSERRASGLVPLLCLPDAMGRPLSLDHITAVRLEEVLTADFIEYRRRRLPLWTDPTPAPVPEGIEPWPHDPGPPFEQWPGLAPATPVTSAGPTPEEAASSLIARLIEAGDFGLAECRLVLVPAHRSSDALALIGWSAEAPLLLLCALLRSWEDRFGAQVVAAFGSELHVSVARPLVEAEHASLLALEHVLSTADNIVDDPPTPFPEYATDLVGRTSWSFWWD; encoded by the coding sequence ATGTTCACCCTGCCCGACGGTCTGCCTCCCGGCCGTTTTCTGCCTCGTGGGTCCGTACAAGCCTGGGTCTCTGACGAATTCCCGGAGGACATCGAAAGGCTGTGGCCCCGCTTGCTGAGCGAGCGAAGAGCAAGCGGCCTGGTTCCGCTTCTGTGCCTGCCCGACGCCATGGGAAGACCACTCAGCCTGGACCACATCACCGCCGTCCGCCTGGAGGAGGTGCTGACCGCGGACTTCATTGAGTACCGTCGTCGGAGGCTGCCGCTGTGGACGGACCCGACGCCGGCCCCGGTACCTGAGGGAATCGAGCCATGGCCGCACGACCCGGGGCCGCCGTTCGAACAGTGGCCGGGCCTGGCACCGGCGACGCCGGTTACGTCGGCGGGCCCGACACCCGAGGAGGCTGCGTCAAGCCTGATTGCCAGGCTCATCGAGGCTGGCGATTTCGGACTGGCCGAGTGCCGCCTCGTTCTCGTCCCCGCCCATCGAAGCAGCGATGCCCTGGCGTTGATCGGCTGGTCCGCGGAGGCACCTCTCCTTCTGCTGTGCGCACTCCTGCGGAGCTGGGAGGACCGGTTCGGAGCTCAGGTCGTAGCCGCTTTCGGCAGCGAACTGCACGTCTCGGTCGCGAGGCCTCTCGTTGAAGCAGAGCATGCGAGCCTGCTCGCTCTGGAGCATGTGCTGTCGACCGCGGACAACATCGTCGACGACCCTCCGACTCCGTTCCCCGAGTACGCGACGGACCTTGTGGGGCGAACTTCCTGGTCGTTCTGGTGGGACTAG
- a CDS encoding dienelactone hydrolase family protein, with product MQFTSEKRLDDGVLEREFTLSEIPGTLWTPGSAAPAPLILMAHNNGLPKGDARMVARARHSAAYGYAVASIDATGCGDRPRSAADEQARADLRRAMQAGEPVEEIFESFIGPLVEKAVPDWRTTLDALLSLPEIGGPVGYSGWTALGIRLTVAEPRITAAGFFAGGYVPRAQREEARQVTIPLLLLLQWDDEGNPRQRALDLFDAFGSKEKTLHANLGGHLGTPWFEVEDGGRFFDRHLK from the coding sequence ATGCAGTTCACTTCCGAAAAGCGCCTCGACGACGGCGTCCTCGAACGCGAATTCACCCTCAGCGAGATCCCCGGCACCCTGTGGACGCCCGGATCCGCCGCACCTGCCCCGCTGATCCTGATGGCCCACAACAACGGCCTGCCCAAGGGCGACGCCCGGATGGTGGCCCGGGCCCGGCACTCCGCGGCGTACGGCTACGCGGTGGCCTCCATCGACGCCACCGGATGCGGTGACCGGCCCCGTTCCGCCGCCGACGAGCAGGCTCGCGCCGACCTCCGCCGGGCGATGCAGGCCGGAGAGCCGGTCGAGGAGATCTTCGAGTCCTTCATCGGCCCGCTGGTCGAAAAGGCGGTCCCGGACTGGCGGACCACCCTGGACGCGCTCCTTTCGCTCCCCGAGATCGGCGGCCCGGTCGGGTACTCGGGATGGACCGCCCTCGGCATTCGGCTGACGGTGGCCGAACCGCGCATCACCGCCGCCGGTTTCTTCGCTGGGGGTTACGTGCCCCGCGCCCAGCGCGAGGAGGCCCGGCAGGTCACCATCCCGCTGCTGCTCCTGCTGCAGTGGGACGACGAAGGGAACCCTCGGCAGCGGGCCCTGGACCTGTTCGACGCCTTCGGCAGCAAGGAGAAGACGCTGCACGCCAACCTGGGCGGACACCTCGGTACCCCGTGGTTCGAGGTGGAGGACGGGGGTCGGTTCTTCGACCGGCACCTGAAATAG
- a CDS encoding SDR family NAD(P)-dependent oxidoreductase — MGPAPSRVGLGADAAPKSRARQLTARQRFVATGRRPERVLHALGGEHAGLVTVALDITDPAAATSAAEAAVDCFGRIGVLINNAADLYAGFFEELPDAQIRTQTETNLFGPMNVTRVPLARHAC, encoded by the coding sequence GTGGGCCCGGCCCCGAGCCGCGTCGGCCTCGGCGCGGACGCGGCACCGAAATCACGCGCGCGGCAACTGACCGCCAGGCAGAGGTTCGTTGCCACCGGCCGCCGCCCCGAGCGCGTCCTTCACGCCCTCGGCGGCGAGCATGCGGGCCTCGTGACCGTAGCCCTGGACATCACCGACCCGGCCGCCGCCACGTCGGCCGCAGAGGCTGCCGTCGACTGCTTCGGCCGGATCGGCGTCCTGATCAACAATGCCGCCGACCTCTACGCCGGGTTCTTCGAGGAACTCCCCGATGCGCAGATCCGCACCCAGACCGAGACGAACCTGTTCGGCCCGATGAACGTCACCCGCGTCCCGCTTGCCCGTCACGCGTGCTGA
- a CDS encoding class I SAM-dependent methyltransferase, with amino-acid sequence MDPADFYTGIVADLYGPLKSFSQDPEPYAAFIQHAGLPALELGCGDGDPLLELRRRGLDVEGVDSSADMLERLRRRADEQGIRATVFHQRMEALDLPRSYRAIFLAGPTFTLLPDDDAALAALRGIRAHLAEGGTVLVPLFTPAPTPVEQLGLVRTAVAPDGAELRFSVVAEERDELARTQTTLLRYERHHGSDSSVVERPWILHWYTRDQFEKLATTAGLTVTAVTDPDGRPAPASATDLLHFRLQAT; translated from the coding sequence GTGGACCCAGCTGACTTTTACACCGGCATCGTCGCGGACCTCTACGGGCCGTTGAAGTCCTTCTCCCAAGACCCCGAGCCCTATGCGGCCTTCATTCAGCATGCCGGTTTGCCGGCGCTGGAGTTGGGATGCGGGGACGGTGATCCTTTGCTCGAGTTGCGCAGGCGCGGCCTGGATGTCGAGGGTGTCGACTCGTCCGCGGACATGCTAGAACGCCTGCGTCGCCGGGCGGATGAACAGGGCATCCGTGCCACCGTGTTCCACCAGCGCATGGAAGCTCTGGATCTGCCTCGCAGCTACCGGGCGATCTTCCTCGCCGGACCGACCTTCACTCTGCTCCCTGACGACGACGCGGCGCTGGCCGCCCTGCGCGGAATCCGCGCCCACCTGGCGGAGGGCGGCACCGTGCTGGTGCCTCTGTTCACCCCCGCACCGACCCCGGTGGAACAGCTCGGCCTGGTGCGTACGGCCGTCGCACCCGATGGCGCGGAGCTTCGGTTCTCCGTCGTCGCCGAGGAGCGCGACGAGCTGGCCCGGACACAGACGACGCTTCTGCGCTACGAACGCCATCACGGTTCGGACAGCAGCGTGGTGGAGCGCCCGTGGATCCTGCACTGGTACACCCGCGACCAGTTCGAGAAGCTGGCCACGACCGCCGGCCTGACCGTGACAGCGGTCACCGATCCTGACGGCAGGCCCGCCCCTGCCAGCGCCACCGACCTGCTCCACTTCCGGCTCCAGGCCACTTGA